A region of the Sphingomonas sp. S2-65 genome:
AGCGCAACGTGGTGCCGGCACATTGCACGCTGTTCCACCATCTGGCGCCCGAGCTTGGTCCGGAACTGAAGCAGCGGCTGAGCGCGGCGACGCGAGGCGTGCCGGCGCCGGCAGCGCAGATCGCCGGCGTGCTGGACCTGGGCGGAGGCGTGGGGTTCCGGATCGAGTCGGAGGCGCTTGGCGCGGTCCGCGCCGACCTCGCGGAAGCATTCGCGCCGATGCTGGTGCCGCAGGACCGCGCGGGATGGCGGCCGCACGTCACCGTGCAGAACAAGGTGGCGCGGCCCGAAGCCAAGGCGTTGCTGGACGAACTTCGCAGCGGGTTCGAACGGCGGCCGTTGCGGATCGCGGGGTTGGCGAGCTGGTGGTATCGCGGCGGCCCGTGGGAAGCATATTCGCGTCACATGTTCGCTTGACCGCGGCGAAAGCCCCGCTTATGTCGCGCCCTCCGCCAGACAAGGCGGGCCTTGATTGGCGCCCGCGCAAACATGCGAAGGCGCCGCCCGGGGCGGAGTAGCTCAGTTGGTTAGAGCACGGGAATCATAATCCTGGGGTCGGGGGTTCAAGTCCCTCCTCCGCTACCATTAAAACGGTTGCCGCTGGTGCCTGCACAGGCCGCGCTCTTGCCAGCCGGATGTGCGGCGAGGATATAGCGCGTGGAGGCGGCATGAACCCGGCAAAGCTGTACGGCGCCATGATCCTGTGGATCGGGGACGGCACCGGCGCGCCCGATACCGTGCTGCATATCCATGCGGGCATGGTGGTGCTCTTCCTGGTGCGGATCGTGACCAAGCGATCGCTGGCGACGCTGGTGCCGCTGTCGTTCGTGTACCTTGCCGAATTCGCCAACGAGGTGATGGACTATTTCGTGCATGGCGCGGTGATGCCGGATACGCTCAGCGACGTGATCAACACGGTGTTCTGGCCGACGATGCTGTTCCTGGGCCTGCGCATCCGGCGCGCCCATGGGTTCGAGCCCAAGGGGTAGGATTTCGGCACCGGCCGTTCGTCTGCGCCACGCCGTTTGCCCACAGCATTGTGCGCGGCGCAAGCGGCCCCATGTTGCGTCGGACGCGCTCCGCCTTGTAGACGCGGGGCCAGACCTTTCCGGAAGAGTATGATGACCGCCACTCACTCCACGCGCATGCTGATCCTGGGCTCGGGCCCCGCCGGGCTTTCCGCCGCCATCTATGGCGCACGGGCGGGCATGGCGCCGATCGTGGTGCAGGGTATCCAGCCGGGCGGGCAGCTGATGACCACCACCGACGTGGAGAATTATCCCGGCTTCCGCGAAGTGATCCAGGGGCCGTGGCTGATGCAGGAGATGCAGGCCCAGGCCGAGCATGTCGGCGCGCAGATGATGTGGGACACGATCGTCGAGGTCGACGTGACGCAGCGGCCGTTCCGGATGGTGGGCGACAGCGGCACGGTTTACCTGGGCGATGTGCTGGTGATCGCCACCGGCGCCCAGGCGCGCTGGTTGGGGCTCGATTCGGAGGAGCTGCTCAAGGGCAAGGGCGTCAGCGCCTGTGCCACGTGCGACGGCTTCTTCTTCCGCGGCAAGAAGGTGGCGGTGATCGGCGGCGGCAATACCGCGGTCGAGGAAGCTTTGTACCTGACCAACCACAGCCATGACGTGACGCTGATCCACCGCCGCGATACGCTGCGCGCCGAGAAGATCCTGCAGCAGCGGCTGCACGCCAATGACCGCATCAGCGTGATGTGGAACAAGAAGGTCGAGCGCTTCATCGGCGGCGGCATGCCCGAAGGGCTGGTGGGCATCGAGCTGAAGGACATGGTGACGGGCGAAGTGTCGACGATCGAAGTCGATGGCGGCTTCGTGGCGATCGGGCATCATCCGGCGACCGAGCTGTTCCGCGGGCACATCGCGCTGGACGATGACGGCTATATCACCGTCGAGAAGGGCACGACCCGGACCAGCGTGCCCGGCGTGTTCGCGTGCGGCGACGTGATGGACAAGCATTACCGCCAGGCGATCACCGCGGCGGGCACCGGCTGCATGGCGGCGCTGGACGCCGAGCGGTTCCTGGCCGAGGCCGATTTCGAGCAGATCGCCGAAGCGGCGGAATAAGGTTCTAGGCGGTTTCGAGCGTGGCGAGGACCCGGTCGAACAGCCAGTCCTTGTCGCCTTCGCCGGCGAAGCTGTGGCTGGCGGTGTCGTGCTGCGCGATCGGGATGGCGCGGCGTACCGCATCGAAGCGAGCGCCGCGATATTCGTGGAGGAAGGCCACCGCGGTATGATCGCCGGTGGCGATCAGCAGCGTGGTGGGCACCGCCCTTTGGAGCGCCCGCGCGGCGCGGGCGGCGAGGCTTTCATCCTGAGAGCGCGTGTTGGCAGTTGCTCGCAAGCCCTTGAATAGCTTCGCTAGGTTTACGCCACCTCTGAGCAGGCGCAGCCATTGCCGCGGGTCTCTCAGCCGGGCTGCGTAGTGCGCGCGGATCGCGGCGGGCGGGGGTAGATCGCCTGCCGGCGGCACGAGCCATGGATTGGCGAGGACGAGCGCGTCGATCTCCGCGCGGTCGTGGAAGAGGATGAGCGCGGTGGCGGCATCGCAATTGCCGAACGCGACCAGCCGGTCGAGCCTGGCAGCCTTGCGGAAGGCGGCGGCGGCGTGGGCGATGTCGGAGCAGCTGCTTTCGAAGCCATGATTCTCGCCCTCGGAGTCGCCGATGCCGCGGCGGTCGAAGCGGAATATCGGATAGCCCGACATCGCCAGACGCTGGGCGAGGCGGGCCATGCCGCGATGCGCGCCCATGCGCAGCTCGTTGCCGCCCGAGACGATGAGCAGCCCGGTGCGGCCTGGAGCCTCGTCGAGTGTGCCCACCAGCGTCGCGCCTTCGCAGCGGAACGAGATCAGCCTTCGCATGCGTGGATCCAGGCGGCGATGTCGTCGGCGAGGAGGGCGGCGAGCGCCGGATCGTGATCGGGCTCGGCGCGGCGCCAGAGAGGAGTCCCGGCGGCCTGCAGGTCTGCGGGGCGCGGATCGCTATCGTAGCGGATGGTGCGAAGCGGCGAGCCCGGCGCATCGGCATAGGGTTGGGCGAGTGCGAGGGCACTCAGCAGGTCGGACGACAGGCGATTGCCGGCGATCTCGGTCGAATTCTCGAGAGACCACCAATTACCCTGATCGGGAGTACCCGGTGCCAGCGCGATACGCTTGAGCTCGCGCATCAGGTCGGCGCCGGGCTGCGGCGAGAAGTGCCAGCGGCCCCGTACGGAGGCGTGCGCGTCGATCAGCGCGCCGCTGCGGATGCTCAGCGCATAACAGGAGCGTTCCTGGCGGCGCAGGGCGTCCACCGCGCCTTGATACGCCGCGTGCAGCTGGGGGAGGCCGACGGCCTTGATTTGCACGAGGCTCTCGCCGGTGCCGGGCAGGTCGGGCAGAGCGGAGGCGATGCCGCGTTCCGCCAGCAGCCGCATCAGCGCGACGGCGAAGGTGCGGGTGCGGTTCGCTTCCTCGAACAGGGGCAGCGCGACGACGACGACCGGTCCCGAGGCTGGGCCGAAGCGAAGCATCGCTTCGCGGCCGCCGGACCAGTCGTACCAGTCGATCACCTGAGCGCCTTGTCCGCGGCGAAGCGCGTCAGCGCGCCGAAACTTTCGAGCATGTCGCCATCGACTTCGTCATCCTCGATCAGGATGCCGAGCCGGTCCTCGATCTCGGTGAGCACGCCGGCGACCGCGAGCGAATCGAGTTCGGGCAGCGCGCCGAACAGCGGCGTCGCTTCGTTGAACGCGGCGACCCGCTCCTCGCTGAGGCCCAGCACGTCGCGCAGGACCCCGCGCACCGTGTTCTCGACCTCGCCAAACCCTTCCCGCTGCAATGCCATTCCCCTGCGCGCTAATTTTCGGAGCCCTAAGGGTTGGCGGGTGCGCTGCCAAGGGTAAGGGTGGGGCATGATCGCACTGGATCCCGTTCCCCGCCCGATCGACCATCTGCCGGCTCGGGGCGCGCCCGGCGCAGTCGCGCTCGAGGACCGCGCCGGTACGCTCGATTATGCCGGGCTGGAAGCGCAGGTCGGCAGCGTCGCGCATGCCTTGTCCCGCCTGGGACTGAATGCGGGCGAGCGGGTCGCGACCTGGCTGCCCAAGACCCGCACGGCGTGCCTGATACCGTTGGCGGCGGCGCGAGCCGGGCTGGTGCATGTTCCGATCAACCCGGTGCTCAAGCGCAATCAGGTGGCCCACATCCTGGCCGATAGCGGTGCACGGACGCTGGTGACGCAGGCGGCCAGGCTCCCCGCGCTGGAGGCTGGCGATGTGCCCGCCGGTTGCCGGATAATCACGGAGGACGAACTGGAGGGCGCCGACGCGCTGCCGCCCTCCGGAGCCGATCCGGCAGCGCTGGCGGCGATCCTCTATACGTCGGGATCGACGGGGCGTGCGAAGGGCGTGATGCTGAGCCACGCCAATTTATGGCTCGGCGCCATCAGCGTGGCGCACTATCTTGAGATTCAGTCTGAAGATCTCGTGCTCGGCGTGCTGCCGCTCAGCTTCGACTATGGGCAGAACCAGCTCTTCTCGACCTGGGCGGCGGGTGCCCGGGTGATCCCGCTCGATTACCTGACAGCGCGCGATGTGGTGAAGGCAGTTGCGCGGTATGACGTCACCACCCTGGCAGGGGTGCCGCCTTTATGGGTGCAGCTGCTGGAGGCGGAGTGGCCCGTTGAGACTGCATCCAAGCTTCGCCGGTTAACCAATTCAGGTGGCGCGCTGACGCCGCGCCTGGTGCGCGGGCTGCGCGAGCGGTTCGGCGCGGCGCGGCTGTACCCGATGTACGGACTGACCGAGGCGTTTCGATCGACCTATCTTCCGCCGGCGCTGGTGGATGCCAACCCCGAATCGATCGGGCGGGCGATCCCCTTTGCCGAGGTGCTGGTGGTTCGGGCCGATGGCAGGCGAGCCGCGGTGGGAGAGCCGGGCGAACTGGTCCATGCCGGGCCGTTGGTCGCCCAGGGATATTGGCAGGATGCCGAGCGTACCGCGATGCGCTTTCGGCCCGCCCCGGACTTCGCGGAGAGCGGCGGCATTGCGGTGTGGTCGGGCGACACGGTTGTCGGAGGTGAGGATGGCCTGCTCCGCTTCGTCGGGCGCGACGACGAGATGATCAAATCGGCGGGCAACCGGATCAGCCCCACCGAAGTGGAGGAGGCCGTGCTTTCGGGCGGGGAGACCGCCGAGGCGGCGGCGTTCGGAATAGCCGATGAGAGGCTTGGCCAGGCGATCCTGGTGGTGGCGCGTGGCGACGGCAGCGGCGAGGCGGGCCTGCGCGAGCGGCTGCGGCGCGAGTTGCCGAGCTTCATGCAGCCGGCGCGCTATGTATGGCGGGACAGCCTGCCGCGGAACGCCAATGGCAAGCTCGACCGGTCGGCGCTGAAGGCGGAGATGACACGATGAAGCCAGTGGGACCAATCCCGCCGGGATATGCCGCGCAGGATGTGCTGACAGTCGCCGGGCGAACCGCCGCCGAATGGGCCGAGGAAGGAACGCCGCTATACCTGTACGACTTTGCCGTCGTGGCGGCGCGTGTGGCGGGACTGCGGACGCACCTGCCTGACGCGGTGAGCCTGCACTATGCCGTCAAGGCGAACCCGTATGAGCCGTTGGTGCGCGCGCTGGCCCCCCTCGTGGATGGGCTGGACGTGGCGTCGGCGGGCGAGCTGGCGCTGGCGTCGCGGCACAAGCCGGCCGCGGCGATCAGCTTTGCCGGGCCGGGCAAGCGCGACTTCGAACTGGAAGCGGCGATCCAGGCCGGCGCGACGCTGAACCTGGAATCGGAAGGCGAAGCGGAGCGCGCACTCGCGGCCGGGCAGCGGCTGGGGGTCACGCCGCGGCTGGCGGTGCGAGTCAATCCGGACTTCGAACTGCGCGGATCGGGGATGCGGATGGGCGGGCGTGCCTCTCCCTTCGGTGTCGATGCCGCGCGCGTGCCGGCATTGGTGAAGCGACTGACCGCGGAGGGAGCGGACTGGCGCGGGTTCCACATCTTTGCGGGCTCGCAGTCGCTGGATACCGCGGCGATCATCGAGACGCAGGCGGCGACCGTCGCGCTGGCACGGCGGTTGCGCGACGAGGCCGGTGCCATGCCGCCACTGGTGAACATCGGCGGCGGCCTCGGTATCCCTTATTTCGCGGGGGACATGGCAGTCGACGTCGCGGCGGTGGGAGAGGCGCTGGGCGGCGTCATCGAGACATTCCCGGAGACGCGATTCGCCATCGAATTGGGCCGGTACCTGGTGGGCGAAGCCGGCATCTATCTGACGCGGGTGATCGACCGGAAGGAAAGCCAGAGCGAGACCTTCCTGGTCGTGGACGGAGGGCTGCACCAGCATCTTGCCGCCACTGGCAATTTCGGGATGGTCGTGCGGCGCAACTATCCGGTGGCGGTCGCGAGTCGCATGGCGAATGCCGGCGAAGAGACGGTGAGCGTGGTCGGGCCGCTGTGCACTCCGCTCGACCGACTGGCCGACAAGGTGGTGCTGCCGAGTGCGGGCGTGGGTGACGTCATCGCGATCTTCGCGTCCGGAGCCTATGGTGCTTCCGCCAGCCCCTCCGCGTTCCTGGGACATGCACCGGTTCGGGAAGTGCTTGCCGGTATCCCGCACACCTAACAGTATTTTTACCTATCAAGCGCATAGCTGAGCCTGATCCACGCGGAAACGCGGCCGAAACATTGGTCGTAAGCAAGCCGTCTGGAAGGGAGCTCGAGCATGGGTTTGTATCGGTTTGGCAGGGTTGCGGTGGCGCTTGGCGTCACGGGGACGATCCTGTCGAGTTGCTCCAATGGAAGCCGGCCCGAGCTGCCGCCGGCGGCGTTCGTGGCGACGCGCGAGGTGCCGAGCGACGAATATGTGATCGGTCCGCTCGACCAGCTGAACGTCTTCGTGTGGCGCAATCCCGAGCTGTCGGCCAAGGTGCAGGTGCGTCCCGACGGTCGCATCACCACGCCGCTGATCAGCGACATGCCGGCAGTGGGCAAGACCCCGGCGATGCTGGCCGACGACATGAAGATCGCGCTGGGCGAGTTCATCAAGGATCCGATCGTATCGGTGATCGTCGAGAATTTCTCCGGCACCTATAGCCAGCAGATCCGCGTCGTCGGCGCGACCGAGAAGCCGGCGTCGATCCCGTATCGCGCCAACATGACGGTGCTCGACGCGATGATCGCGGTGGGTGGTTTGTCCGAGTTCGCGTCGGGCAACCGGTCGCGGCTGGTGCGCTATGACCGGCAGACCGGCAAGCAGCGCGAATATCGCGTCCGCCTGGGCGACCTGCTCAAGAATGGCGACGTGTCCGCCAATGTGAAGCTCGAGCCGGGTGACGTCGTGATCATCCCGCAGAGCATGTTCTAAGGACACTGGCGGCATGGGCAGCCTGTACGACGAACTGCGCGCGGCGCTGCATGCCGTCTGGATGCGGCGCTGGATCGCGCTGGCGGTGGCCTGGGGGGTGTGCCTGCTGGGCTGGCTGGTCGTGTCGCAGATGCCCAACAGCTACGAATCGCGGGCGCGGATCTTCGTGCAGATGCGCCAGATCCTGCCGACCGACGGGGTCACCGTCGCGCAGCAGCAAAAGGACATCGACCGGGTGCGCCAGACGCTCACCTCGGCCGTGAACCTGGACAAGGTGGTACGCTCGACCGACCTGGCGCGCACCGTGTCGAGCGAGCGTGACATCGCCGACCGGGTGGCCGGGCTGCAGAAGGCGATCAAGCTGACCGCGCAACAGGACAACCTGTTCGAGATCACCGTCACCGCGGCGAGCGGTACGCTGGCCCGGCAGATCGCGCAGAAGCTGATCGACATCTTCGTCGAGGACAATCTTGCCGACAACCGCGACCAGTCCAGCCAGTCGCTCCAGTTCCTGGAAGCGCAGCTGGATGAGCGCCAGAAGCAGCTTCAGGACGCCGAGGCCAAGCGCGCCGATTTCCAGGCGCGGTATCTGGGCGCGCTGCCCGGTACCGGGTCGCTGGACGATCGCGTGGGAGCGGCGCGCGCGCAGCTGGCCCAGATCCAGTCCGATCTGGCGGCGGCACAGAGCGGTTTAAACGCCGTGAACGGGCAGATGGCGGGTACGCCCGCCAACCTGCCGGGCGCGAGCGGGCAAGTGGTCGCCGGGCCGGCACGGGCGCGGCTGCAGGCGATCCAGGGACAGCTCGCCGATGCGCGCGCCAAGGGCTGGACCGACCAGCATCCCGACGTGATCGCGCTCAAGAGCCAGATGGCGTCGGCCCAGGCCGCGGCGCGCAGCGAGCCGGTGACGAGCGGCGCGGCGGCGGGCACGTCGAATCCCTATTATCTGGGGCTCAAGTCGATGCAGGCCGACAAGGCTTCGCAGGTGGCGGCGCTGAACGAGCGGCGCAACCAGATCGAAAGCGACCTGGCGCAGCTCCAATCGAAGATGCAGCAGGACCCGGGCGTCGCCGCCGAGCAGGGCGAGATCGAGCGGCAATATCAGGTGCTGAAGGATCAGTATGAGAAGCTGCTGGCGAACCGCGAGCAAGTGAAGATCTCCAGCCAGGCGCAGAACATCAGCGACGCAGTCAAGTTCAACGTCGTCGATCCGCCGACTCAGCCGCGGGCGCCGACTTCGCCCAATCGCCCGCTGCTGCTGGCGGCAGTGCTGGTCGCCGGGCTGGGTGCGGGCGTGGCGGCGGCGTTCGCGCTGGCCAAGCTCCAGACGACGTTCCCGACGGCGTCGCGGCTGGAAAAGACCAGCGGGATGCCGGTGATCGGATCGATCGGCGAAGTGCTGACGTCCGCGCAGATCGCGTTGCGGCGCAAGCGGCTGGCGCTGTTCGCCGGCGGGTTCGCGGCGCTGATGGTGGCGTTCGTCGGGCTGGTCGGCGTCGAATTCCTCCAGCGCGGCATGGGGGCCTGAGCGCATGAACGACCATAGTCCCCGCCGGCTTCGCGGATCGCTGCTGGAGCGTGCCGCCGGGCAGTTCCATTATGCCGACGCGCCGAGGCTGCCGGTCGAGCCGCTGCCGCCGCTCCGCGCCGCCGAGCCGCTGCCGGCTGCGCCGATGTTCGTGCCGGAGCCGATAGCGGCCCCGGAGCCCGCATTTGTGCCCGAGCCCGCGTTCGTGCCGGAGGCGGTGTTCGTGGCGGAGCCGGTGTTCGTGGCGCCTGTCGCGGTCGAGGATGTCGTCGCCGCGCCGGCCGAGTCCGAGCCGGTTGAAGAACTGGAACTCGGCGACGCTTTCCTCGCGCCCGAGCCGGAGGCGCAGTCGGGAGTCATCGACCGCGCGTTGCTGCGCGAGGGCGGGATGATCGTGCCGGGTGCGCCGATCACGCCGCTGGCCGAGGAATTCCGGATGGTGAAGCGCCAGCTGCTCACCACCGCGCGCGCCGTGGCGAACCAGGGCACTGCCCAGGCGGGCGACCGCGCGCGGATGATCCTGGTGTGCTCGGCGCATCCCGACGAAGGCAAGACGTTCTGCGCGATCAACCTGGCGCTTTCGATGGCGGCCGAGAAGGACATGGAGATCCTGCTGGTCGACGCCGATTTCGCCAAGCCGGACATCCTGGAGCGGCTGGGGTTGCCGGGCGGTCCCGGGTTGCTCGACGTGCTGGGGGGAAGCGTCGCCGATGCCGAGGCGTGCATCATCAGGACCGACGTGCCGCAGCTTTCCGTGCTGCCGGCGGGGACGCGGACCAACGCCGACACCGAGTTGCTGGCGAGCGACCGGGCGCGGGCGATCCTGGACGGGCTCGCCTCGGCCAATCCGCGCCGCATCGTGATCTTCGATTCGCCGCCGGCGCTGGCGGCGTCGCCGGCCTCGGTGCTGGCCTTCCATGTTGGGCAGGCGATGCTGGTGGTGCGCGCCGACAAGACCACCGAAGGCGATTTGCGCGAGGCGGTGACCACGCTCGACGCGTGCGAGCATATCCAGCTGATCCTGAACGCAGTCTCCTTCCAGCCCGGCGGACGCCGGTTCGGAAGCTATTATGGGGAAACGGCGCAATGAGCCGGCAGCTGATCCTGATCGCGCTTGCCGCATCCGCGGCGGCGCAGCCGGCCTGGGCGCAGCGCGCGCGGATCTCGCCCTATATCGAGGCGAGCCAGGTGCTCGCCGCCGATCTGGGCGATGGCGGCGATGTGCTGACCTATTCGACGCTGGGCGCCGGGTTCGATGCGTCGGTCGAGTCGCGCCGGGTGCAGGTGCAGGTCAGCTACCAATATGAGCGGCGCTTCGACTATGACGAGCCGCTGGCCGATAACGACATGCACAGCGGGCTGGCGCGGGCTAATGTCGTGGTGGCGCCCGGCGTCACGCTGGAGGGCGGGGCGATCGCGACCCGTACGCGCTCCGACATCCGCGGCGACGCACTGAACACGACGCAGGGCAATGTCCGCAACGTCAGCCAGGTGTTCTCGGCCTATGCCGGGCCGAGCGTGGCCACGCATATCGGCCCGGCCTTCGCCAACGCCGCGTACCGCTTCGGCTACACCAAGGTCGAGGAGCCATACGGTACCGGCGTTCCGGCCGGGGAGGCGCCGCTCGACCGCTATGACGATTCGACGGTGCATGTCGCCACCGCAAGCGTCGGGGTGAAGTCGGGCACGGTGCTGCCGGTCGGGGTCACCGTCAGCGGATCGTACACGCGCGAGGATGCCGGGCAGCTCGACCAGCGGTTCGAGGGCAAATACGGCCGCGGCGACGTCGTCCTGCCGGTGGCGCGCGGCGTCGCGCTTACCGCGGGCGTCGGCTATGAGCAGATCGAGATCAGCCAGCGCGACGCGCTGCGCAACGCCGCCGGCCAGCCGGTGCGCGATCGCGCGGGACGCTTCGTGACCGATCCAGGTTCGCCGCGGCGGATAGCCTATGACCTGGACGGGGTGTTCTGGGACGCCGGGGTGATCTGGCGCCCGAGCCGGCGCACCAATTTGGAGGCGCGGTTCGGCCGGCGGTACAATTCGGACACCTATACCGGATCGTTCAGCTATCAGATGGGCGCCAGCAGCGGCATCCAGATCGGCGTGTATGACAATGTCCAGACGTTCGGCCAGCAGCTGAACGGCACGCTGTCGCGGCTGCCGACCAGCTTCGTCACCACCACCGATCCTTTCGGCAACCAGTTCAGCGGCTGCATCTATGGCACCACCGGTGCCGCGGCGGGCGGATGCCTGAACGACGTGTTCGCCTCCGCCGTGACGTCGGCCTATCGCTCGCGCGGCGTGACCGGCGTGGCGGTGCTGAACCGGGGCGGGACCAGCATCGGGCTGGGGGGTGGCTATTCGCGGCGCACCTTCCTGGCGCCCGAGGATGGCGGCAGCGCGCTGCTCGACGGATCGTTCGATGAGAGCTTCTATGCCCAGCTGTTCGGATCGAGCGATGTCGGGGCGAACGGCCAGGTGAGCACCAGCCTGCTCGCCAGCTACTATAATAGCAGCCTGGGCGAGGACGGCATCTTCGGCTGGGGCGCGAACGCGGCTTACACCCACAATTTCGGAAGGCTCGGTGCGACGGCGTCGCTCGGCCTCTTCGGCTACGAACGGGACGGCGACTCCAGCGCTTCGGCGCAGGCGCTGCTGGCCCTGCGGTACGGCTTCTAAGATCGGGATGAGATGATGTACGACGATCATTATGGATTGAGCGGGCGGCCGTTCCAGCTGACGCCGGATCCCGACTTCTGGTTCGACACCGCGACGCACCGCAAGGCGATGGCGTATCTGGGCTATGGCCTGAGCCAGGGCGAGGGGTTCGTGGTCATCACCGGCGAGCCGGGCGCGGGCAAGACCACGCTGATGGGCCACCTGCTCGCCGAGATCGACCGCGAGCGGCTGAACGTCCTGAAGCTGGTGTCGACCCAGATCGCGGCGGACGACCTGCTGCGCATGGTCTGCGGCGGCCTGGAGATCGACAGCGTTGGGCTGAGCAAGGCCGAGATGCTGTCGTCGATCGAGCGCGGGCTGCACACCGTCGCGCGGTCGGGCCGGCGCACGCTGCTGATCGTCGACGAGGCGCAGGCGCTGCCGATCGACAGCCTGGAGGAGCTGCGCATGCTCTCCAACTTCCAGGCGGGCGGCTATCCGCTGCTGCAGATCTTTCTGCTCGGCCAGCCCGAGTTCCGCCATACGCTTGCCGACCAGCGGCTGGATCAGCTGCGCCAGCGCGTGATCGCGATGCACCATCTGGCGCCGATGGACGGCGACGAGGTCGAGCCCTACCTGATCCACCGCCTGTCGCGCGTGGGCTGGCGGGGCAAGCCGCGCTTCACCAACGATGCAATCGCGGCGATGCACCGCTGGTCGGGCGGCATTCCGCGCCGGCTGAACCAGCTGGCGAGCCGTGTGATGCTGTTCGGCGCGATCGAGCGCATCGACACCTTCAGCGGGCATGACGTCGCGGCGGTGATCGCCGACCTGGACAGCGACACCGCGCCGTTGCGTTCGGTGTCGCCGCGCGGGTTCGAAGATCGCTTTCCAGAGCGCGAGGCGAAGCCGGTCGCTGTCGACCTGCCGCGCGCTGCGCCCGAGCCGGCACCCACGCCGACGCCCGCAGCCGAGCGGCTGGACCGCCGCATCGGCGACGCGGCCCTGAACCGCAGGATCGGCGAGCTCGAGCAGCAGCTACAGCAGCAGGATGCGGCGCTGCGCCGCGTGCTGACGCTGCTGGTGGACTGGGTCGAGACCGGCACTGCGCCGAGCCGCCCGGATCTGGCATCGCTGCACGGCACCGCCGCCTGACATCATGATCACCAACGCCCTTTCGGTCGACGTCGAGGACTGGTTCCAGGTCGGCGCGTTCGAGACCGTGATCGATCGGGCCGATTGGGAAGGGCTGGACCGCCGCGTGGAGGCGAACACCGACCGGGTGCTCGACCTGTTCGCGGTTGGAGGCGTGACGGCGACCTTCTTCACGCTGGGCTGGGTCGCGCATCGCCACCCGGCGCTGATCCGCCGCATCGCCGACGCCGGGCACGAAGTCGCGAGTCATGGCTGGGATCATGCCCGGGTGTTCACCATGGATGCGGACGCGTTTCGGGCTGATCTGGCGCGGGCGAAGAAAGCGCTGGAGGATGCGAGCGGGACAGCCGTGACCGGCTATCGCGCGCCCAGCTTTTCAATCGATGGCCGAACACCCTGGGCGCATGCGGTGCTTGCCGAGCAGGGATACCGCTATTCCTCCAGCATCGCGCCGCTGCGGCATGACCATTACGGCGTCCCCGACGCGCCGCGCGGGACGTATCGCCCGATGCCGGACGCCGACCTGATCGAGATGCCGATCACCATTGCCACCGTGTTGGGCCGCGAAGTGACCGCCGGGGGCGGCTTCTTCCGCCTGCTGCCGAGCGCGGTGACCGAGCGGGCGATCCGCGCCGCCAATGCCGGTAGCGCACCCGCGATATTCTATTTTCATCCCTGGGAAGTTGATCCAGGGCAGCCCCGCGTTCGGAATGCACCACTCAAGTCGAAGCTGCGGCATTATGCGCGGCTCGGCGCGATGGCCGGCAAGCTGGAGAAGCTGATCGCGAGGCACCGCTGGGGGCGGATGGACGCGATCGCAGCGCGTGAAGCGGCGCGGCTGGCGTGAATGCGCCGACGTTCCCGCATGCCCTGACGCTGCGCACCGCCGATCTGGACGATGCCGGCCCGTGCGCGCGGATCGCGGCGTGGGTCGGCGACCATCCCGACGGCACGCCGTTTCACTTGCCCCAATGGAGCA
Encoded here:
- a CDS encoding XrtA system polysaccharide chain length determinant — its product is MGSLYDELRAALHAVWMRRWIALAVAWGVCLLGWLVVSQMPNSYESRARIFVQMRQILPTDGVTVAQQQKDIDRVRQTLTSAVNLDKVVRSTDLARTVSSERDIADRVAGLQKAIKLTAQQDNLFEITVTAASGTLARQIAQKLIDIFVEDNLADNRDQSSQSLQFLEAQLDERQKQLQDAEAKRADFQARYLGALPGTGSLDDRVGAARAQLAQIQSDLAAAQSGLNAVNGQMAGTPANLPGASGQVVAGPARARLQAIQGQLADARAKGWTDQHPDVIALKSQMASAQAAARSEPVTSGAAAGTSNPYYLGLKSMQADKASQVAALNERRNQIESDLAQLQSKMQQDPGVAAEQGEIERQYQVLKDQYEKLLANREQVKISSQAQNISDAVKFNVVDPPTQPRAPTSPNRPLLLAAVLVAGLGAGVAAAFALAKLQTTFPTASRLEKTSGMPVIGSIGEVLTSAQIALRRKRLALFAGGFAALMVAFVGLVGVEFLQRGMGA
- a CDS encoding AAA family ATPase codes for the protein MNDHSPRRLRGSLLERAAGQFHYADAPRLPVEPLPPLRAAEPLPAAPMFVPEPIAAPEPAFVPEPAFVPEAVFVAEPVFVAPVAVEDVVAAPAESEPVEELELGDAFLAPEPEAQSGVIDRALLREGGMIVPGAPITPLAEEFRMVKRQLLTTARAVANQGTAQAGDRARMILVCSAHPDEGKTFCAINLALSMAAEKDMEILLVDADFAKPDILERLGLPGGPGLLDVLGGSVADAEACIIRTDVPQLSVLPAGTRTNADTELLASDRARAILDGLASANPRRIVIFDSPPALAASPASVLAFHVGQAMLVVRADKTTEGDLREAVTTLDACEHIQLILNAVSFQPGGRRFGSYYGETAQ
- a CDS encoding XrtA/PEP-CTERM system-associated ATPase, with amino-acid sequence MMYDDHYGLSGRPFQLTPDPDFWFDTATHRKAMAYLGYGLSQGEGFVVITGEPGAGKTTLMGHLLAEIDRERLNVLKLVSTQIAADDLLRMVCGGLEIDSVGLSKAEMLSSIERGLHTVARSGRRTLLIVDEAQALPIDSLEELRMLSNFQAGGYPLLQIFLLGQPEFRHTLADQRLDQLRQRVIAMHHLAPMDGDEVEPYLIHRLSRVGWRGKPRFTNDAIAAMHRWSGGIPRRLNQLASRVMLFGAIERIDTFSGHDVAAVIADLDSDTAPLRSVSPRGFEDRFPEREAKPVAVDLPRAAPEPAPTPTPAAERLDRRIGDAALNRRIGELEQQLQQQDAALRRVLTLLVDWVETGTAPSRPDLASLHGTAA
- a CDS encoding XrtA system polysaccharide deacetylase produces the protein MITNALSVDVEDWFQVGAFETVIDRADWEGLDRRVEANTDRVLDLFAVGGVTATFFTLGWVAHRHPALIRRIADAGHEVASHGWDHARVFTMDADAFRADLARAKKALEDASGTAVTGYRAPSFSIDGRTPWAHAVLAEQGYRYSSSIAPLRHDHYGVPDAPRGTYRPMPDADLIEMPITIATVLGREVTAGGGFFRLLPSAVTERAIRAANAGSAPAIFYFHPWEVDPGQPRVRNAPLKSKLRHYARLGAMAGKLEKLIARHRWGRMDAIAAREAARLA